The Thunnus albacares chromosome 13, fThuAlb1.1, whole genome shotgun sequence genome segment gcaatatttctttatattaatattactatCAGTATTATcaaatgtttaatatgaaaatgtttgctGGTAGGGGCatatcaccaactctgcagtccTGCTCACCTCTAGGGAGCTTTTTAGTCTATTTTCAGCTCTTTATCTTATTCTTTCAGCCTGAAACTTTACACAATTCAACCCGACAGATAATAGCGTTATCTGCAAAAACCTTATGATGAACCTAgtgacagacaaagttagtggcCAGCTAAAaaacagatatttccctcaggagtcagtagggaccaaaccagagcaagaagcagagtgaatattggacttacattcatcaggcggccagaaacacgactccaaatgaatgtttatgCCGCTTTGCGTCTGCTAGATGTGTTAATACGTTTACCAACTTTATAAGatgatgatatgtcaatgttgcGTTTGCAGCTTGTTCCTCTACGTCAGTTAATGCAGCTGTAAAGACTGGCAATatctatatttttcatgttttttaaacaaatcccatgaaaagaccaaaaccaacgaTGAATTGATTCTGCTAACAAGTATTGTTAGTACTGGGATTggcattattttttctttcttacccatcaactgtgtgtgtatctactGATCTGGGTGACGAGCTGCTGCATACAATTGCCCTTAAAGGGAGAAATAAAGTGgtattgaattgaactgaattgtcTGTACATCCAAATCCTTATATAGCTTAGTCCTCTTAGTCCTCCATAGagctccgttgttgtccaaaaatgattgaaaacacatcagtgagccgcACCGTTGCACTGGATaacatgttcctttattaccatgaacacagccagtagtttgttttgagtcaatcccacatacaccaacctgctgcagtaaatactcactagtgcAATAGCGCaacatattgtgtgtgtgtattaatatggtgctgaaaatagtccccaagaAACACAAAATTGAAACTAAACATTTGTGAGCTGCTTTTTAAGATTTACGTCTTAAGTAGGAAGGCATTGAGAGATGGAcgaacacattgttggttttggtctttttatgggatttgttgacaataagaataGCACCGGCCTTATACTTTAAGTGTCACTGTAGTATTCTATGGTTTGTGTCTAATTTATTGTATGTGATACATGAGCTGAACGGTGAACAATgcataaaacatacagtatttttattgCCATTACCATCATGGAAGCAGTAGCCTGAATAATGGgttgaatataaaataaacacatgatgCAGTGTAAGTCAACACtgaattttaatcatttatacaCTCTGAACAGACTTAAATGATAAGTCAGCTACATTATTCCTGGTAGAAGTATTGTTGCATATCTTACACAGCTGCTTTGGTATGTCTGGCTTTGCCACAGTAGTTACATTCACTGTGTTGCctataaatactgtacaaaaataaaatgtgctttGACATAAAGCAAACTCTCTCTGTTACTAGATTTCTATCATTCTAACAGGAAAACATAAGGCTTTAAAtgacacacagtatatgcattttcaatTACCAGCATCATATTGAACAGAATAAATTATAACTTGCAGTCGGTGTTTGAgacatttttcaagtctctGTAATATACTCACAATATAATAATGTCCATATTTAAAgtgcataaaaaaagaaaaaatatccaCTCGAATGACAAGAAAGGATATAAATTTAGGTCCAGGAACAGCTatgtaaaatgtcttttttttgtgagtgAAAATAACCTAAAAAATATCATTCTCTAAATGCACTGTTGCATGTGTACTATGAAGAGTATGTTCTTATTCTCCGGTAAAGTATTTTAAGTTTGACTTGTAGCTGAGCCTGGAGCTGAATTTCTACTCTTTTGTTCCCAGTGTCAGTTCCAGCTTTAAGTCCTTAAGCACAAATATGCCTTCAAATCCACCCTCTAACctcaaaaaaacacactgagttGAAGGTCAGAGGGTGTTTTTCTTAGCAACATGTCTCTGAACTCCGTATTCACAGTCTGTAATGGCAGGACTCTCTCCACTAGATGGAGCTCTCTTCCAGCAGGCAGTTGTGACTCTACTGACTCCATTCTTAGGCTCAGGATAGGACAGCTTATCAGTCGTCTGCAGCATCTAGAGTCGACATGTCTGATATTTGCTGTGAGGGGAGGCGGCCAACTCGTAGAAGAGGACGTAGGCGTTGCTGCTGCGAACTTGGCTGGAGGACATTGGGCTCACTCTGCACAGAACAAATGGTACACAATGTAGTTGTAACACTGAAGCATTATTTCTTATAGAACAAATGCTTGCATTTGggtttttaagatgtttttaaaattcaatataGCTGCATAAGGTGATAAAAGGGGTCCAAGCACATAATTTgacatacatatactgtacaactTTTAAACCACAACCGTTCACAACAGATGGGCAGAAACAGAAGGATGCACACACCTTGGTGGCAGGCTGATTTGAACAAGTAACCTTACAGGGCATGACCATCAGGACAACACAGCTGTCACTAACAGCAGCTTGCATTAAACAGAAACTtagctttgctgcttggactCCTACATATCGGCACTGAAATTATCTTAAAACTACAGGCACGTACACGTAATCTGCACAGTTAATTTGCCATCAGTAAATTATGCCAACCAGTTGACACAACCTTTATACATCTAGAATGAGGTCACGTTATCTTGATAGCAGGCATATAAAGTCTTCTCCTTATCTGATAAGTAGTTGTGTGAGGTGATACCGCATGAAGAGTAGATGTTAGAGTCGATACCTGGAGTCGTTGTAGCTGTACCACTCCCCCAGCCCCGGGTTCCTGCAGTAGGCCGTGTAATGGCCTCCCAAAGCGTTCCCCGAGTGGTTGGATACTGCATACAGGTTATACACAGCACGCTCTGCAGGGAGAGACAATACTGTCAGTCCTTACTTATCAAAATCCAGCTGACCTTGGAAAGTACATGAGAATTTGTCCTCCTCTCCTTTGGTGACAGCGTGTCATCTTCGGCAAATACTCACCACTGTTCTCTGAGGTAAACTCCCGCAGGTCCAACTCTTTGAGAGGGAAGTTGACATAAGTGGAGAGTTTGCTTGCTCGGGTGTTTGAGTCTGAGAAACGCTTCAGGTCTGAGAGGAACGCTGAGTCAAGGAGCCAAATTATAGTACTTGAAgtgcaaatgtgtttattttatttacacaagtaacttcttctcctttttatttCAGATGGATTTATATTAAATAGGGCTGAAACGAACAGTcaaataatcaattagtcaatcgataaaaaaaataatttgcaattattttgataatcgattaattattTCAGTAACTTGCTACACAGTCACAGgttccagcatctcaaatgaaaaaatcaGCTGCTGCATCATATATAACAGCAAACTGAACATCcttttgtcagacaaaacaagacatttgaagacgtcaccttggtTGCTAAAAAGCTGTAATTGGcatatttccacttttttttttttttttttttttttacatatcatagaccaaacaattagtCAAAAAAATAATTGCCGGATAAaccgataatgaaaataattgttagctgtGGCcctaatattaaatataatatattgtacTTTGTACTTTTACCCCACAACATCTACTTGACagttttacttactttactaTTTACTTCAAAGGTTTTACatatgacacatacagtatgatacttgctaaatatgatgcattgctACAGTATACAGAGTAGTTAGACTTACAGAAGCACCACGTGGACCACCTTAAACATGAAAACTCTTTGTAGCattgcttgattttttttttggccacttgggggcagcaaaacaaacaaaacacgacactgacatatttttgccttataaagttgttgtgGCTAACAGATTAGcaaaatgttgcttatttacaaatccagcagacacagagtgaCATTAGCATTCACTTGAAGTCATGTGTCTGACCACCTGATGAGTTTAAGTCcgatattcactctccttttagctctgttttggtcgCCACctactcctgagaaaaatatctggctctgtaGCTGCTAAATTCTCACAAGCTTAAATGTTCACAAGCTTGTTGCTAGTTTTTAATTTCGTTTTTGTTgctgaaaacattattaaaaattgGATTGATGATGCACACACAGCTTCTTCACTTAACTGGACACTGGCTCGCTAAGCAACTATAGATGACTGTTTGAAGTCCAAGTCCACCAAACTTATGCATATTTTTATCATAAGCAGACTTTTAGCATGGTGAATGCATGTACATGctttaaacaataaacaaaaggTGCAGCTGATGtcaaaagtgggaaaaaaaggaTACGAAGCACAAGAATCTGTGGGAACTTCTGGATGCTGAATCTTTTGGTGCATTTCCTTCTGGCATTGCAGCTGTTGCATGTCTGAGAGAGAGTGACAATCACAGATAAGCCAAATGAGACGCTGCTGCTGTATAATCCATATATCATCTTCACAAAGCAATGTGGAGCGTGGTGGTGTTATGTGAGCCATCTTACCGGTCTCTCTTCTCCATCCAACACATCTTCCTTTGTGAAGAGTCTAAGGCAGTCTTTGAGAGTCACCTCTCCTGAGCTCTTCTGCAGAGACACAGATTATGCCCGgtcagaaaacagcaaaatacatgaacacTAATCAAGTCCTTTACCCCTGGAGTCTTTCTCAGTTGGtcaaaacatgatcagattacTTTTAggcacacaaaagaaaaatttTGAAGTGAAATcagataatatactgtatattatattcatGGTCAAGGACTCCAGTGCAAAATAATCATCTTTAAGGTCAATTTGATATGTGAAAACCCTTTACaaagcatatgtgtgtgtactgaccTGTACAATAGGTATTGATAGGTCCCAGAATGGATCAAACACGGTGGAGCGGAAGCCACAGACAGTGCAGGTCAGAGAGCTTTTCAGCTGTCCGACAAACAGATCTACAGGCAGAAACACGAGATGAAGAATTACATTTAATACATATGTACGTTCAAGGATGGATGAAGTTACAGCATAGCTTAGAAATCACTTACCCACTACTTTACTGTCCTCTCTCTCCAAATACATATTCCACATCCGTTTGCCTTTCTCCTCATCCCTGCGAAGGAAAACCATGAAGTATAGCTCaagttaaaatgtattttttactcCTAAACCTATACATGAAATACATAAtgatgttacaaatgtttttagaaataaatcTTGGATGTTgtcaaaaaaatgcaaatccaTGAAATTGTagtttggaaaaataaatattttcaagtACTGGTGGTACAAGATTTCTTAGAAAACACATCCTTTTCACATAACAGGGGTATAAGGTCAGAATTGGCCATATAACTACAAAATCTTACAGCTAATTACTTACaccataaatgtaaataattatacagtttatttccaacatggcaGCCCGATCAggcagtgaagtgaagtgagaGATTTCAGTGACATGGCAGTTTATGAGTGACATATTGGGGGCAGAGGTGGCTGGTATGCAGACTTACGAGAGGTGGTCAAAGTCCTCGACAGATATCTTAGGTCGGACCGTCACTCTGTTCACCTCATTATGGAGGCCATCCAATAAGAAGCGCAGAAACTCCTGGGCGTCCTGCTGACTGCAGAAGGACAACtgattcattatttcattatataaCTGATACATTTCTgacaacagctgttttttttttttttacagctacatttAGTTAGTGTAAATGAAAAGGCTTATAGTTACAAGGAGGGAAGACTTACTTGCAGCCCACAAATTTGGGAGCGCATCTCTGGATCTGGCTCCTGAAATCAGAGGGACTGATGACCTCGTTGTTCACAGAGGTCCACAGGTTCTGAGTCAGTTTAGCGAACTCTGAGATAGCGGggcgaaagagagagaaagacagaaagaaaattagaccatgtttttgtttccaccAATGTCTTTTACAAAATTGCTTGAAAGCACAAAATTCTTAATACTATTTTTTTAGAGGGAACTCCGCCAACTTTAACCCTTTattgataaaatgaaaatattctctTTTGTGcttatttgaatgaaaataaatactaTAATTTAAACCTGATATGTATGAAAAAAGTGGCCTATGTGTGGAGATTTTTTAtggtaaagtaacaaaaaaacatagCAAAAACCTTATCCTAAACTAAACTTGTACTTTTTGGGCATGGAAGTTCACGCTTGACTTTGGGTTCAGTATGTATATCCAACTCACTAGCTTTCCCAGGGCTTTCAACTGTTTCTCACAGTATGTATCAGCAAAACTTCATACAAATTACATATAAACACTaaaccaaaactgaaaaaaatctggtgaGGCAACTTTTTTGTACTAATTATAGAGAAAATACAAAGTTTTGGTACAAAAAATAGTGCATTTATGTATTAACTGTTGAGAAAATAAGGATATTCTGAGGATCTTCACACATGGAGTTACAGTGGTAACTTGTGAGAACAtgctgtgcaaacacacactctaaaAAGCCCTGCAGGAGTGAAATAGTCTGGTGCGAGCCCAAATTCTGCTGTGAATTATAATTAGAGTACAATGTGATCTGCGTGTAGTTTGATCATTTTGTTCTGGTGTGTCTGCCCCGTGAAAGCGTGACTTTTAATAATCAGGGTATTAAATTGTCAGATGTTTAGCGCTGATGTTAGAGCTTCACAGCAATGTATAGTTTAAAGAACAGAGATTGGGGagtataaatacacacaagctGACAATCTGTGACATACTGCTGAACCATAAAGTGACTAAACATTGACAAAGCATTTAACAGGTCTACAGTGTTTCTCATTACACAGCTAACTTGTGGTTTAACAGCTCAGAGGCTCATCCTACCTTCCATAAGAGCAGCGTTagtcctgcagctgctgttgaGGTCTGTGCGGTGTATGTCTCTCAGGCAGTAGTCTCTCAGCTCTGGAGTGTTACTCAGACATTGTAGGATGGAGTTCatgaaacactgtaaataaaaacaagacagagaaaaccataagaattaattaaatgaaGATTCATTTGGAGGTTTGGTGGTGATATACCAGAAAGACcagaaagaaaagtaaaagcaCTTACTGTGTTACCCAGGTTCCTCAGTCCCACCAAGCCTTGAGGATTCTTGTTCTGctcaaagagaaagagaaaggagattCTAGTTCACTCGCATATTTGTTTGGGGCATGATACGTTTGACAGATAtcacattaaaactttaaacagCCTGTagaaacatttgatttattattcaATAAGTTCTGAAGGAAAGATGTGAGCATGCTACAAATGCagattcactttttttcattaactTTTTAGTTTGCAGAAACATTGTTAAGCAAACACGTTGTCATGGGCCCAAATGGGACTGACACATAAAAATGTTCCTATTGGCCCCACATATGTGTCTGTCAATTGGGGTCAGTAAAGGATCAGCTAAAacgtttttttattttttgtttctacGTTGGGCTTATGACTGGGTCAAAGTGGGCTACAAGTGGACCCACATGGACATGAGCCAAGATAAGCTGGAAGTGGGATTTTTATGGGCAAAACTGGGCCCTTAAAAGGATATGTTTGATTATTGTATGGGTAGAACGTGAGTAATAAGCCAGATTTAAactataaattaattaatagagGCTGACAGTTTTCTGAGCTATTGTCCTTTGTGTTCCCACAATTATATTCATGTCAAGTAGGACTGCAGCTagcaattatttttattatcaattaatctgccaaggactttcttgattaatcatttgatcTATGTAAAGTCGGAAACTAGTGAGAAAGTCAAAGATGAGAtgactttaatgtttaaatgacaaagaaaagcaataaaatcatcacatttgagaagctgaaaacagcaacgacaatgaatcgattatcaaaatagttgctgtaattttctgttgatcgattaTTCATCCATGTCCAGTGAATACATTAAGATGTATTGACGCTAAAGAGACACATGCAGCAGTTTTCTAAAAGTGCTCATCTAAATTAAAGTTTTTGGGGTACAGATCCTCAGACCGGCTGCACATCCCAGCAGAGAAACACTTCAGCCTGCACACAGTCTCAGTATGATGGAAACTACTGTATGATAGCAACCCTGTCACATTTCTCAAGTGTGACTAAAGCCTCGAAGGACTGCGTAGCACTCATCTGACGCACACCACTTGATGGTCACATTGTTGGCAGCATCGCGGCACTGTGCTGTGGATACCAGCGACTGTTCCACATGCTCTGATGAAATGTCACAGTCCTGACCTCTGCGTTACACCGATGAGCCCACCAGCCACCACTCACACCGCGGTGACATCACACCAGCATGTGACGCAGGCCCGAGGAGAAAGGCTTTACTGAGAACCAACGGGACAGGATGTGGCGaacaagtgtttgtgtgaagagTTTCACATCACTGCACGAGTAACAGATCAGCTGGTTTAGTTTCCGACATATCTGGTGTCACATGTAGTGAAGTGTTAATCATCTGTAGGCTCAGACTGATGCACATCTGACGATAGAGTTACTTTTAGATTGAGACGGTGGATGTATGCATGGCCACGACACGTCAGAGCAATCACAAGTGTTGGTCggaacaaaagaagacatttgagaccaaacaaccaacaaaTTCCTCAAAAAAATGatcaacaaattaatcaataatgaaaataactgttagttgcaacTTTAAAATCTATTCTTGATCCCTCTacctgtgcaaaaatgaatacataaatgGGTCTTGGGTAAAGTAA includes the following:
- the LOC122996054 gene encoding ubiquitin carboxyl-terminal hydrolase 2-like, giving the protein MTIPSWCRTAFNSATMPSLRHSYTVTVPEEPAALPVDKSDLRRKNPPLSRSMLVSTFMGLIINQAKNKNPQGLVGLRNLGNTCFMNSILQCLSNTPELRDYCLRDIHRTDLNSSCRTNAALMEEFAKLTQNLWTSVNNEVISPSDFRSQIQRCAPKFVGCNQQDAQEFLRFLLDGLHNEVNRVTVRPKISVEDFDHLSDEEKGKRMWNMYLEREDSKVVDLFVGQLKSSLTCTVCGFRSTVFDPFWDLSIPIVQKSSGEVTLKDCLRLFTKEDVLDGEERPTCNSCNARRKCTKRFSIQKFPQILVLHLKRFSDSNTRASKLSTYVNFPLKELDLREFTSENSERAVYNLYAVSNHSGNALGGHYTAYCRNPGLGEWYSYNDSRVSPMSSSQVRSSNAYVLFYELAASPHSKYQTCRL